A window from Cryptomeria japonica chromosome 1, Sugi_1.0, whole genome shotgun sequence encodes these proteins:
- the LOC131056917 gene encoding probable UDP-glucosyl transferase 73B6: MVTFPAMGHCIPSLDLARLLASHSLAVSYITTRTIAQRLRGLMDESSQHIQLVGLSMDLIPRKSVSVVISFVESLRDPFERCVEEQGSRRPVCIFSDLFIDWTVHSAERFGTIRVIFAPCGAFGTSVFHAILGSTTRNKLRKEGDIVIVDGILSSAVKLTKEQMPERFLQLDLADPSVRFLMGTMQSISKCWGMLVNTFDELEPRYLQHLKNILNGKPLWSVGPVVPLGCIANTRGKTVDISEHKLVQWLDSKSPCSVIYVSFGSQAFLSQEQTQVLARGLAASHQPFIWSIKVSPETVSAESNQEELCTSYLPEGFMERDNGLVIWGWAPQLVILSHPSVGAFMSHCGWNSTLESILMGVPMVTWPMFAEQHFNSKLVSEELGIGVQFCQNLDAIPCEDKVEESVRIVLCSDEGTEMRNRALKFQRMAKRSVGEGGSSTLNLQAFAIEMHKLMNLKGEDRIEKGYDVNV, translated from the coding sequence ATGGTTACCTTTCCTGCAATGGGGCATTGCATCCCATCTCTTGACTTAGCCAGATTGCTCGCTTCACACTCTCTCGCCGTCAGCTATATCACCACTCGTACCATAGCACAGCGTCTACGAGGTCTCATGGACGAATCCAGCCAGCATATTCAGCTGGTCGGCTTAAGTATGGATCTTATACCACGGAAATCTGTGTCCGTCGTTATTTCCTTCGTCGAGAGCCTTCGAGACCCTTTCGAACGGTGTGTCGAAGAGCAGGGCAGTCGTCGACCGGTTTGTATATTTAGCGACCTGTTCATCGACTGGACTGTGCACTCTGCGGAGAGATTTGGAACTATTAGGGTCATTTTTGCCCCTTGTGGGGCTTTTGGGACCTCTGTATTTCACGCCATCCTTGGCTCCACAACTAGAAACAAGCTGCGGAAGGAGGGTGATATTGTTATAGTCGATGGTATTTTATCATCTGCAGTGAAACTTACCAAGGAACAGATGCCTGAGAGATTTCTCCAACTAGATCTAGCTGACCCAAGTGTAAGGTTTTTAATGGGGACGATGCAGTCAATTAGTAAATGCTGGGGAATGCTCGTCAACACGTTCGACGAGCTCGAGCCTCGTTATCTTCAGCACTTGAAAAACATACTAAACGGTAAACCCCTTTGGTCTGTTGGTCCCGTTGTTCCTTTGGGTTGTATTGCTAATACGAGGGGGAAAACAGTGGACATTAGCGAGCATAAGTTGGTGCAATGGCTAGATTCTAAGAGCCCGTGTTCGGTTATCTATGTTTCATTTGGAAGCCAGGCTTTTCTTTCACAAGAGCAGACTCAGGTACTGGCGAGGGGTCTTGCAGCCAGCCATCAGCCTTTTATTTGGTCCATCAAAGTTTCCCCGGAAACTGTATCTGCAGAATCAAACCAAGAAGAATTGTGTACTTCGTACCTTCCAGAAGGGTTTATGGAGAGAGATAATGGGTTGGTCATATGGGGATGGGCACCACAGCTTGTCATTTTGTCCCACCCATCTGTGGGTGCGTTCATGAGCCACTGCGGGTGGAATTCGACTCTTGAAAGCATTTTGATGGGCGTCCCAATGGTCACATGGCCGATGTTCGCAGAACAACATTTTAACTCTAAGCTGGTGTCTGAGGAACTGGGCATTGGTGTCCAATTTTGCCAAAACCTGGATGCGATTCCTTGTGAAGACAAGGTGGAGGAATCTGTAAGAATTGTCCTCTGTAGTGACGAAGGTACAGAGATGAGGAATCGTGCTTTGAAATTTCAGAGAATGGCTAAACGATCTGTCGGAGAAGGAGGATCTTCGACCTTAAATTTACAAGCTTTTGCTATTGAGATGCATAAGCTCATGAATTTAAAAGGTGAAGATAGGATTGAGAAAGGATATGATGTAAATGTCTGA